The Brassica oleracea var. oleracea cultivar TO1000 chromosome C6, BOL, whole genome shotgun sequence genomic interval ACCCCCAAGCAATTATATCAATTAACTGTACATGTTGTTTATCCCAACAAGAAGTTTAACTAGCTGTTGTATGTATATAAGTAAACCGTACCGGGTAACTTTCCCGGTTTACGTAGAGGGACGAACTTGGCACCTATGGCTAATGCGATGGGAGGTCCAAATATGAACCCTCTCGCCTCTACCCCTGCACAAGTCCCATATTATTTTTATTTATCTGGTTTATATAATACTTGAAATCGATTAAATATGCGCATATCTTAAGTCTTTTCTATTGAATTCTTAAAAGGTTCACAATAAGACAACAAATTTTTGAGAAGGACTCCGATTATTAAAAAAAAACTTTTTAAAGGGATAATAATTAGTGACCAACCAACCACACTAGCTAAGCTAGTATGTGAGTGTAAAATCATTAATCCATTAAAAAGTTGTCTATTGTTTATTCAATCTTGGCATATTATTGGAAGATTTGATCGCTTCGGATTCTATCATAAAGGAGTTTAATATATATATATATATGCCGTTATATAATACACAGTGAAACATAAAAAAAAAGGAGCAATTAGTAGACAAATGAAACATAAAGGAGAGGGAAAGGTGAAAAGAACCGGCCACGAGAGAGATGTTCATGTGCTTGTAACGATCTACGAAGATGTCAACGACATGTTTGAAGGCAACTGGATCCAGCAACAGCGTCGTTATGTCTTGAAACATGATTCCTGCGACACAAATACGTTTGTTAATATTTTGTAGACTAAAAAACACGAGTTAATGATGAAATTAGAACTTGAACAAATAAAGAGAGAAGAAAAAAAGAAAGTTCGACCAGTCTTGGGGAAGTGAGGGATGACTCGTATGGCGTCGGAGATGGCCTGTAGTCTTGGGTCTCCCTGCAACCCATTCTCCACCGCAAACATTTCTCTGTCTCTCTCTCTCTTTCACTGACTCGTGCGTGTTGAATATAAGAGGAAGATAGAAAGATGTTGAGTGTATTTATAGCATTTATTTATTTATCACCCACTCATCGTACGTTTCCATCCCAAGCTACTATTTCTATTTTTTTTTCTTCTAAAGGATAATGGAAATCAAAAGCAACCAATTCATGGTGATCATATTCAATATGTAACTCAAGGTGACGGTGTTTCTAGTTGTGCTTTCATGATTTCATTATGGTTAATTATTACGAATGTCTTATATGTAGACAAATTGGGGTTTTGTTCTTCACTAGCACACGGACTAGTATGTCCCATAGTTAATGACCGAAATTTAAAAGCTGGTGGGGAAAAGATGGCATGAATCAAGCATTTTCAATTTACTATATTAACTAGGTAAATTATTAGTTTCGTTATTTTTTAATATGAAACATTAAATCTGTTTAATCTGGATATATGTTTGGTTTTAGGTTCTTTTTTTATTTTTAATCTCCTAAAATATAGCTATAATTCTAAATCAATATTTATTTTGGTTTATTCGGTTCAACTTGTTGATGTTTTGGTTTTCCGGTGATAACCAAAAAATATTATTATTTGTTTTGTTTCAGGTTATATGAATTTTATATAGTTTTGATGTTGAACCAATGGTTTCATATTATAGTTTCTAAATATATAATAGTTAAAAAAATTAAAAAAATTATTACAACAAATTATTTTACTACAATTTGGTCGATAGGAAAAGAAACATTAAAAAAGAATATTTCAACTTGCAAGAGAATTAAATACTTCAATTGTGGTGAATATTTAGTTATACAGGTGTTCACGTCAATGTCTACATGTAAATGTATGTAAAGTATATAAAATTGGTTGGTATTTATATAAAGATATTGTTAATCAATATTAAATAACATTTTTATTCAAAATAACACATCAGAAGATAAAAAATTTAAAATAAAATTAATTAAAAAGAAAATAAGCCTAGACATTAGTAAATTTTCTTTCATATAAAGAAAACAAATTGTATACGTAAATCGAGGTAGGAACGGATTGAATATCCGAGTATTTGGAGATATTAGTGTTAATTTGATCCGTAACCACCCGATATTCAGTGTCTCCGATATCCGAAAGATTTTAGAATTTTCACCGATATTCGATTAGCCCCGTAAATAAAATATAAAAAAAATTAAAATAAATGAAAAATCTATAATAATATAAAATAATAATATTTCATTACAAAAAATAAATTATTATATAACTTTTTAAATTCGTATACCTAATATAATAAATTTAATACATAAAAATATTGTTAAAAATATATAAACTATAATATATATAGAACTTATATATAATTCTTTAAATATATGTATATATATATGCATATAACATATCGAATTAGATATAAGTTCCTAAAAATATTAGTATTTTTGATTTGCTTTATTTTTTACGGATATTGCATTTTAGTATTTGATTTTCTTCGTAATGTTACGAATATCCAGATTTTTCGGTTCGAATCAAAACGAATAACGAATCGAATCAGAAATTTACAAATATTTTGTCCAGCCTATCCGTAAATAATAAAAACAATATATGTATAAATGGACTTTCGATTCATTGTCCATTTTGATTTGAATCGAAAAATCTGGATAGTGTGAGTTTTATTGGAATCTTACATGTGAGTTTTATATTTAAAAAAAAAACCACAAGGTACATAGTGTGAATACATGTAGAGTTTGACTAAGAAGCTCTCTATATGTAACACGTCAGCGTGTTTATTTTCAAATCGTTGTGAAGATGTCACGTGTCTATTTTAGTGTAAACACATTTATTACAATGTTTTTTTTAATATATAAAAGATTTATTTTCAAATAGATTATTTAAAAAACAAAGTTCAAATTTACTTTAACTCTATTGTATAGAGTAAGATGGGTTGATGAATAACAAATGTAATGATAAATATTATTGTTTCATTATTGTAATAATCTTTCTTTCTATTTTATTTTAGAATATAAAATAGGTGTAAGTTATAAAAAGAAGTTACTCTAAATAGAGTAGGATTAAAGATGTACTCAATGTCTTTCCCTGCACAATCAAATTATAAAGAACGTTTTTAGGAAAAGAAAATTTATAAAGAACGTCAATTTGTTTATAAAAGGTGTGATTCAGTGGTAAATTTGATATTAAAATAGTTTTTTTTAACAGAGGATTAACATTATACTGCCACAAACAAAGAAAAGGTGAAAGAGGACCCACTCGAGGGTAGGAGGGATCAAACCGTACGAGTGGCTATATCGACTGTTGAACCGCACGCCTACGCCTGCTCACTCACTGTTTGCATATCATCCTTTTCTTCTCTTTTCTTTTTTTTCCTTTTGCTAATCATTACTTTACTATAGTATATGAGGAATAATACCAAAATTTTATTAGCATCATGTTCTGATATATTGACTCTATCTAAATCAAATTGATTCAATTAATTTTGTATTATATCTCATCAGAAGAAGTTGATTGGTTGGATTTAGATTTCGGGTTCATATTCCGTTTGTCGTTTTAAGCTCAGCACTACTACATACTTCTTAGTTCTTACCATATCAAAGAGATGAGAGATTACATCACCAAGAACAACAACCACTGGTTTGTCCCCCCACTCCCTAATTAATTCTGAATAATCCTATTACACATAAAGAGGACCTATGATTAATTATCATTATTTTATTTGGCAAAGGATAACCAAAACAGGAAAATCTTAATTTGTTAGCCTTTAAGAAAATATAATCCTTACTAATAAAAGAGACCATTTGAGGCTCCATAGGGCGTCCACATCAGCAAAAAAACTTCTCCCGAAAGATGACACGTGGCATAAAATATAGTTTTACATTTTAATATTACTAATTTTCGAAAATTATAAATAATATGTAAACATANNNNNNNNNNNNNNNNNNNNNNNNNNNNNNNNNNNNNNNNNNNNNNNNNNNNNNNNNNNNNNNNNNNNNNNNNNNNNNNNNNNNNNNNNNNNNNNNNNNNNNNNNNNNNNNNNNNNNNNNNNNNNNNNNNNNNNNNNNNNNNNNNNNNNNNNNNNNNNNNNNNNNNNNNNNNNNNNNNNNNNNNNNNNNNNNNNNNNNNNNNNNNNNNNNNNNNNNNNNNNNNNNNNNNNNNNNNNNNNNNNNNNNNNNNNNNNNNNNNNNNNNNNNNNNNNNNNNNNNNNNNNNNNNNNNNNNNNNNNNNNNNNNNNNNNNNNNNNNNNNNNNNNNNNNNNNNNNNNNNNNNNNNNNNNNNNNNNNNNNNAAATATACATATAAAGAAAAATAAATAATAAGTAAATATACAATATAAAAATAGAAATATTACATTAAAAATAATAAGTAAATATACAATATAGGGAAAATAAATAAAAAGTAAATATATAATACAAGAAATAGAAATATTACATTAAACATCTATTATAATTACATTAAACATCAATCATAATTTATCATTTCATACGATTAAGAAATGAAAAAAAAAACTAAATTAAAAATCTATCTGAAAAATGTATAGTAAAATAAATAATAACTAAATACACAATATAAAAAAATAGAAATATTNNNNNNNNNNNNNNNNNNAAGAAAAACTAAATATTAAGTAAATATAGTATATAATAAATAAAAATATTACATTAAATATATATCGTAATATTATCATTGATATAAAAGCAAAAAAATTAGAATAAATAAATATACACAATAAGAAAGATAAACTGTAAGTAAATATACAATATTAAAAATGGAAAAACTAAATTAAGCATATATCTNNNNNNNNNNNNNNNNNNNNNNNNNNNNNNNNNNNNNNNNNNNNNNNNNNNNNNNNNNNNNNNNNNNNNNNNNNNNNNNNNNNNNNNNNNNNNNNNNNNNNNNNNNNNNNNNNNNNNNNNNNNNNNNNNNNNNNNNNNNNNNNNNNNNNNNNNNNNNNNNNNNNNNNNNNNNNNNNNNNNNNNNNNNNNNNNNNNNNNNNNNNNNNNNNNNNNNNNNNNNNNNNNNNNNNNNNNNNNNNNNNNNNNNNNNNNNNNNNNNNNNNNNNNNNNNNNNNNNNNNNNNNNNNNNNNNNNNNNNNNNNNNNNNNNNNNNNNNNNNNNNNNNNNNNNNNNNNNNNNNNNNNNNNNNNNNNNNNNNNNNNNNNNNNNNNNNNNNNNNNNNNNNNNNNNNNNNNNNNNNNNNNNNNNNNNNNNNNNNNNNNNNNNNNNNNNNNNNNNNNNNNNNNNNNNNNNNNNNNNNNNNNNNNNNNNNNNNNNNNNNNNNNNNNNNNNNNNNNNNNNNNNNNNNNNNNNNNNNNNNNNNNNNNNNNNNNNNNNNNNNNNNNNNNNNNNNNNNNNNNNNNNNNNNNNNNNNNNNNNNNNNNNNNNNNNNNNNNNNNNNNNNNNNNNNNNNNNNNNNNNNNNNNNNNNNNNNNNNNNNNNNNNNNNNNNNNNNNNNNNNNNNNNNNNNNNNNNNNNNNNNNNNNNNNNNNNNNNNNNNNNNNNNNNNNNNNNNNNNNNNNNNNNNNNNNNNNNNNNNNNNNNNNNNNNNNNNNNNNNNNNNNNNNNNNNNNNNNNNNNNNNNNNNNNNNNNNNNNNNNNNNNNNNNNNNNNNNNNNNNNNNNNNNNNNNNNNNNNNNNNNNNNNNNNNNNNNNNNNNNNNNNNNNNNNNNNNNNNNNNNNNNNNNNNNNNNNNNNNNNNNNNNNNNNNNNNNNNNNNNNNNNNNNNNNNNNNNNNNNNNNNNNNNNNNNNNNNNNNNNNNNNNNNNNNNNNNNNNNNNNNNNNNNNNNNNNNNNNNNNNNNNNNNNNNNNNNNNNNNNNNNNNNNNNNNNNNNNNNNNNNNNNNNNNNNNNNNNNNNNNNNNNNNNNNNNNNNNNNNNNNNNNNNNNNNNNNNNNNNNNNNNNNNNNNNNNNNNNNNNNNNNNNNNNNNNNNNNNNNNNNNNNNNNNNNNNNNNNNNNNNNNNNNNNNNNNNNNNNNNNNNNNNNNNNNNNNNNNNNNNNNNNNNNNNNNNNNNNNNNNNNNNNNNNNNNNNNNNNNNNNNNNNNNNNNNNNNNNNNNNNNNNNNNNNNNNNNNNNNNNNNNNNNNNNNNNNNNNNNNNNNNNNNNNNNNNNNNNNNNNNNNNNNNNNNNNNNNNNNNNNNNNNNNNNNNNNNNNNNNNNNNNNNNNNNNNNNNNNNNNNNNNNNNNNNNNNNNNNNNNNNNNNNNNNNNNNNNNNNNNNNNNNNNNNNNNNNNNNNNNNNNNNNNNNNNNNNNNNNNNNNNNNNNNNNNNNNNNNNNNNNNNNNNNNNNNNNNNNNNNNNNNNNNNNNNNNNNNNNNNNNNNNNNNNNNNNNNNNNNNNNAGGACTTTTCAGAGCAAACTTAGCACTTAGAGCAATTTAGGCAATTTTCCGTTTTTGCTATTTCGAGCTGCGACTCAATTAGGTTTAGCCGTCTTAGGGTTGCTAGAACTAGGAATCTCGCCGACAGCTCTCGAGCCCAGGCTTATACCTTGTTGTAAACGCTCATACGTAGATTCGGAATAAGATCTACTTTGCTCTCTTTTTCGATTTCTTATTCTTATCGTTGTTATTCTCGTGTTCTGATTGCTTGACGTGTGGTAATTAGCAGATATCCGGGTCGGAAATTAGGGTTTTCCTTGTTTCCTTATTTAAACGGAAATCGACAGTGCGAATTTCGGTTCCCACAGGTTCCAAGCGTCCCAGAAATGGATGAGCCGAAATCGCAACTGAGCATCGTGGTGACCCAGTGAGACATCTTTGAAGAACATGACTTTTTCATCGTAATCAGAGGAGACAATTGACTTCCCATTCGGTTTCATTGCCATGGATCGAGGTTAGAGCAGTTCAAGGGTTTTGATTTGTACAAACGAAAGAAAATCAGTATATAAAGAATGAGGAAAAGAGGAAAGTGAAACGAAATCATAAAGAAGAAATTGATTGATCAATTAAAGTGGAGTTTTGATTGTGAAGAAGTGGATCGATTAGAACTCAATCGCTATCGCTAGGGTTTCAAGCGGAGAAGACGAAAAGGTAAAGGGGAAAATATAAAGAATGAGGAAAAGAGGAAAGTGAAACGAAATCATAAAGAAGAAATTGATTGATCAATTAAAGTGGAGTTTTGATTGTGAAGAAGTGGATCGATTAGAACTCAATCGCTATCGCTAGGGTTTCAAGCGGAGAAGACGAAAAGGTAAAGGGGAAAATATAAAGAATGAGGAAAAGAGGAAAGTGAAACGAAATCATAAAGAAGAAATTGATTGATCAATTAAAGTGGAGTTTTGATTGTGAAGAAGTGGATCGATTAGAACTCAATCGCTATCGCTAGGGTTTCAAGCGGAGAAGACGAAAAGGTAAAGGGGAAAATCCTCGTGACTTTCGTCGTCGTCGTCTTCTTGATTTTGGTGAAAAAATGATGCAAATGTGAAAAAAATGAAGCCCATACATGATGCAAATAAAGCCCACACGTAAGCCCACCGTAAATGAAAGAAAAACTTGAAGCCAAGACGTAATTGAAGCCCGTCTTATGTGTAAAAACAAAATGAGTTGATTGGATGATTATTTTTGATGACGTGGTCACCTTAATATTTCAGCATATTTGGCTTTTAGTATTGTGATATTGTATATTGAAAATGTGAAATTCAGTAATATATTGTATTAATTTGCCATTTATTTCTAACCAAATTTGTAAAGTTGAAGACAAACCATTTTTTTTTTCAATTTTCCAATCAACTGTCTCACGGTAAATGGCAAAAAGAGTATGAATAGTACATAAAATTTATTCGTGTTATGATAATTCGCAGCGTAGCGCGGGTTTTGACCTAGATGTACATTTAAAATATAGATATTACGTAAATAGAAAGTATAACAAATGGAAATATACAATTTAAAGAAAATGGAAAATGTACATTAAGATTTAAACATCTATCTTAAAATGTAAAATAGAGATATTAAGTAAATAAAAAGTACAAGAAATGGAAATACATATACAGGAAAATAAATAATAATTAAATAATGTAAATATATAATATATGAATTATATATATAATAATAAGTAAATACACAATTTTTTTTAAAAAATGNNNNNNNNNNNNNNNNNNNNNNNNNNNNNNNNNNNNNNNNNNNNNNNNNNNNNNNNNNNNNNNNNNNNNNNNNNNAAAGAAAAAATACATTAAGATTTAAATATCTATTTTAAAATATAAAATATAAATATAGATATTACGTAAATAAAAAATATAAGAAATTAAAATAAACATTTTTAAAAATGGAAAAAGTACATTAAGATTTAAACATCTATCTTAAAATGTAAAATATAGATATTACGCAAATAGAAAGAATAAGAAAAGGAAATACACAATTTAAAAAAAATGAAAAAGTACATTACTATTTAAACATCTATCTTAAAATGTAAAATAGAGATATTAAGTAATAAGGAAAACTTTAAATCACTCGATCAAAAAAATGGTTCCACCATCAACTCTTGTCGTCCCAAAAACCTTTAATGACCTTGAAGGAGATTTTTTATAACAACGAACTTTTTGTTAGGTGGATTCATTGTTGGGAAACCCGCAACTTCCAAAAACTCTTGTCGTCCCAAAAACCTTTAATGACTTTGAAGTAGATTTTTTATAACAACGAACATTTTGTTAGGTGGATTCATTGTTGGAAAACCCGCAACTTCCAAAAGCCAAACTTATTCATGNNNNNNNNNNNNNNNNNNNNNNNNNNNNNNNNNNNNNNNNNNNNNNNNNNNNNNNNNNNNNNNNNNNNNNNNNNNNNNNNNNNNNNNNNNNNNNNNNNNNNNNNNNNNNNNNNNNNNNNNNNNNNNNNNNNNNNNNNNNNNNNNNNNNNNNNNNNNNNNNNNNNNNNNNNNNNNNNNNNNNNNNNNNNNNNNNNNNNNNNNNNNNNNNNNNNNNNNNNNNNNNNNNNNNNNNNNNNNNNNNNNNNNNNNNNNNNNNNNNNNNNNNNNNNNNNNNNNNNNNNNNNNNNNNNNNNNNNNNNNNNNNNNNNNNNNNNNNNNNNNNNNNNNNNNNNNNNNNNNNNNNNNNNNNNNNNNNNNNNNNNNNNNNNNNNNNNNNNNNNNNNNNNNNNNNNNNNNNNNNNNNNNNNNNNNNNNNNNNNNNNNNNNNNNNNNNNNNNNNNNNNNNNNNNNNNNNNNNNNNNNNNNNNNNNNNNNNNNNNNNNNNNNNNNNNNNNNNNNNNNNNNNNNNNNNNNNNNNNNNNNNNNNNNNNNNNNNNNNNNNNNNNNNNNNNNNNNNNNNNNNNNNNNNNNNNNNNNNNNNNNNNNNNNNNNNNNNNNNNNNNNNNNNNNNNNNNNNNNNNNNNNNNNNNNNNNNNNNNNNNNNNNNNNNNNNNNNNNNNNNNNNNNNNNNNNNNNNNNNNNNNNNNNNNNNNNNNNNNNNNNNNNNNNNNNNNNNNNNNNNNNNNNNNNNNNNNNNNNNNNNNNNNNNNNNNNNNNNNNNNNNNNNNNNNNNNNNNNNNNNNNNNNNNNNNNNNNNNNNNNNNNNNNNNNNNNNNNNNNNNNNNNNNNNNNNNNNNNNNNNNNNNNNNNNNNNNNNNNNNNNNNNNNNNNNNNAAAAAATATTTAAATAGTAAAAAATATGTTAATTTAACGTGTTAAAATTTAAAAATAAATTTTAATTATGACATGCATCTTAACATTTATATAAATATATATCATAACCTAAATATAAATAATTTAACAACTTAAATTAGAAAATAAAATAAAAATCCCGGGCGTAGCCCGGGTT includes:
- the LOC106298648 gene encoding adenine phosphoribosyltransferase 2, which translates into the protein MFAVENGLQGDPRLQAISDAIRVIPHFPKTGIMFQDITTLLLDPVAFKHVVDIFVDRYKHMNISLVAGVEARGFIFGPPIALAIGAKFVPLRKPGKLPGRVISEEYELEYGNDRLEMSVEAVKSHERALVIDDLVATGGTLSASINLLERAGAEVVECACVVGLPKFKGHCKLKGKPLYVLVEPSQLDEVTF